The DNA segment GCATTGAGCACCCATTTGGCATGGCCGCAGGTGCGCTGCGCACCACGCAGAAACCCTTCTAAGGTCTTGTATTTCCAATCGACTAGGCCGTGTGCATTGGCATGTGGACCTGTTCCAATTTGATGGTTCTGCCGATTTGGGGGGCGGCAGACACCGGTTTTTTGCGGGTATAAGATCGAAATCACCGTTGGACCGTGACCAGATGGTCGGTGGTGAATTCTTCCACAATCCAATGACCGTTGAACCGTCCAAGCCCCGAATTTTTTTCGCCACCGAACATCACATGCGGGTAGTCGTGGATCGTGATGTCGTTGATATGCGTCATCCCCGCTTCGATACCTTGGGCAAAGCGCAGGCCGCGCGCTTCATCCCCGGTGATGATCGCGCTGGACAGCCCGTATTCGGTGTCATTGGCGAAGGTGAGGGCTTGCGCTTCATTGGCGGCGCAGATCACTGGCGCGACGGGGCCGAAAATTTCGGTCTGGGCCAGACGGGAGTCATTGGTCACACCGGCGAAAACATGGGGCGGCACAATCCGACCGTCGATCTCGCCGGACACACGAAGGTCGAACCCCTGCTGTCGACCGGACTCGATCAGGCTGGTGACTGATCGCACCTGTGCGGTGTTACAAAGCGGTCCGACCATGGTGTCAGGGGCGTTTGGATCGCCGTATTTAATCCCGGACACGGCAGCGCAATAGGCCTCTAAGAAATCGTCATGCAGCGCCGCATCGACAATGATCCGGTTGGTGCTCATACAGATTTGCCCACAATGCAGGAACCGCCCGACCAAAGCGGCCTCGACCGCCATGCCAAGATCGGCATCGTCAAGGATCACAAGAGGCGCGTTGCCGCCCAATTCCAGCCCGAGTTTTTTGAGCCGGGTCGACCCGGCGGCGACACGGGCGATCCGTTGGCCGACTTCGGTGGAGCCGGTGAAACTTATAATGCGCGGCACCGGATGGGCGCAGAATGCGTCACCGATCTCGGAGCCCGCGCCAATCACCACGTTGAGCACACCCGCGGGCAGGCCAGCCTCTTCGTAAATCTTCGCCAACAAAAGCCCACCTGTCACCGGCGTGTCACTTGCGGGTTTGAGCACAACGGCATTGCCAAGCGCGATGGCGGGGGCCACCGAGCGGTTCGACAGATGCAGCGGGAAATTCCACGGGCTGATCACCCCGATCACGCCGACAGGTTTGCGGTACACCCGCGCCTCTTTGCCGGGGCGGTCAACCGGCATGATCAATCCGTGCATCAGGTAAGGCAGGCTTGCCGCCTCTGCCATGCCCGCATGGATCGCCTCGAATTCAGCGGTGGCTTTCATCCGGGTTGAGCCGGATTCGCGAATGACCCAGGAAATGATTTCTTCGCGGCGCTGGTCGAGAAGCCTCAGAGCCCGATGAAAAATCCCGGCCCGCTCTTTCGGCAGAGTCATGGCCCAGTCGCGCTGCGCAATTCGCGCCGCCTCATAGGCGCGATCAAGATCGTCACACCCGGCCATGGCAATTTCGGTCAACAGCGTATTGTCATAGGGGTTGCGGTCCTCAAGCACGCGCCCGGCCGTGCCGGAGACCCACTGGCCATTGATGTATTGCCCGGTAAAACCGTCATAAGCTGGCAATGTCATATGCGTTTCCATGTTTTTCTCTGCCCTTTCGCAGGAGCCATCATGCCCGTTCCCTTGGATGTGATGGGTTATGTGATTATAAACCGACCGCCGCAGGCAGCCAAACGGAGAGGGCGGGGAGCAAAATGATGACGATCAACACAAGGACGAAGGCGCCGAGAAAGGGCAAAGCCCCGCGGAAGACCTCCATCATTTTCAGTCCTGTCGCCTCCATCGCGATGTAAAGTCCCGGTCCAACGGGCGGAGAGACGAGCCCGGTCAAGGTTGATATGGCCAAGACCACCCCGAAATGCACAGGATCGACGCCGAATTGCGTCGCAATCGGCAAAAGCACCGGCACAGTCACGATCAACACGCCGATGCCATCGAGGAACATGCCGAGAACGAACACAGCCACGCACACCAGCACGAGAAAGCTCACGGGGCCAATGGCAACCGATGCGATGCCCTGAGCCAACATGTCGGGCACGGCCTCATAGGCCAAGGTCCAGCCCAAAAGCGTGGCAAACCCGATCAACATGATGATTGAGGCCGAAGACAGGACGACACTTTTCATGACCGGAACGAAATCTTTGATCCCGAGGCGGCGATAGACAAAAGCCGCCAAAACGAAAGCCACCACGGCGGCCAAAGCCCCGGCTTCGGTCGGGGTCATCGCGCCGGAGACCACGCCCGAAATGATCGTGAGCGGGATGAGGCCGGGCAAAGCATCCGCCATGATCTCGCGCCAAGTGCCACCGGGAAGACGACTTTCGTCCACCTCGGGCAAATGCGATTTCGACAGCCAAACGGTGACGAAAAACGCGGACATCAAAAGCAACCCGGGGATCAGCCCAGCGATGAACAGGGCGGCCACCGATTGATAGGCCAAAACGCCATAGATGATCATCAACATCGAGGGCGGGATGATCGGACCCAAAAGCCCCGTGGCCACGGTCAGCCCGGTGGCAAAGGGGCGTTTGTACCCCTGACGTTCCATTTCCGGCACGATAGAACGCGACATGATCGCGATCTGTGCCGTGGCCGAGCCGAGGATGGCGGCAGCGAAGGCGTTGGTCAGAACATTCACAAAGGCCAAGCCGCCCCGCATCCGTCCGACAAGGCGCATGGAAGAGCGGATCAGCCGTTCGGTGATACCGCCCCGGTTCATGATCTCGCCCACAAGCATGTAGAGCGGGATGGCCAAAAACCCGTTGGCTTCCACGCCTTTCACCGATTGCACAAGGAAACTGTCGAACAGGATCGAGGCATCGTTGGACCAGGCAAAGACAATGGCCGCCATCAGCAATAGAAAGACGATGGGGAGCCCAAGACACAAAAAGATAAAAAAGGCCGCGAGCGTGATCATGCTGTGCCCTCCTGTGGTTCGGGGGTGCGCCCCGGCCAGGTTTGCAAAAGCTGAACAAGCTGGTGAAAAACCAGAAACCACAATTCCGTTGTCACGATGGCATAGAGCAGCGCCCGCGGCAGACCCAGCGTGGCAGATCGTTCGATCCAAACCCACGGCACCGCGAGATAGCGGATCGCAAACACCGCAAGCGCGGCGGCCAGCACAAGCACAACACCGCGCATAGCCCATGCAATACGGACGTGGGTGCGCGGGCTAACGCGACCGCCGAACAGATCAATGGTGATCAAACGACCTTCCGCGACCATAAGGCTAAAGCCTGTAAAGGTGGCGACGATCATCAGAACGAGGGCCAGTTCTTCGGCAAAGAAAAGCGGCGACTGAAGCAGGTATCGAAAGATCACCTGTGCGATGAGGATCGCCGCCACACCTGTCATGGCAAGCACAGCGACGGCCCCTTCAAGACGCACCAAAAAACGATCCAACAGTTTGAGAAATGTCATGGAAATCTCCTGAACGAGAGCGGGGCCCCAGAACGCTGTGTCCGGGGCCTTAGCACTCAGTTCTGATTGGCCTCATAAAAACGACGGATCAAAGGATCGCGGTCAAGAAAGGCGTCACGGACTTTTTCACCAGCCTCGGCCAAAATCAGATCGTCGAGTGTTGTGATGTCCGTCCCATCTGCGGCCAGTTTTGCCAAAATCGCGGCCTCTCCCGTGGTCTGGGTCGCAATTGCCCAGTCTTGGGTTTGGGACACGATCTTGGATACCTGCGCCTGTTCCTCTGGGCTTAGGCTGTTCCACCACCGCCCGGAGGCGAGGATGGCCGCCGGGAACGCCATGTGGTTGGTTAACACAAGGTGGGGCGCTTGTTTTTGCATCTGAAGCCCCATGACGATGTCGATATCCACATCGACCGCGTCGATGACGCCGGTGACCAGAGAGGGCATGATTTCGGGCAGGGGCAGAGCCGTGGGGGCCGCACCAAGTTCACGCCACCAAGCGTTGAAAATATCATTTGGAAAGGCGCGCACTTTTAGCCCGGACATTTCCGCGACCGAGGTGATGGGCCGGGTAGACAAAAGATGGCGTTGGCCGGGAAAGACATAGCCCAGCCCTTTGATCCCCTGAGCGTCCAGACGGGCGAGCATCTCTTGCGCCGGGGCGCTTTTGGCCGCCTGTCCGGCCTCTTCGAGCGTGGCAAATTGATAGGGTAGGAACCACGCAAGAAACGAGGGATCGCGATTGGCGAGATCGCCGACCGGGATGATCGCAAATTCGATCGCGCCGCTTTGCAGCAAGGATAACACGGTCGGTACATCGCCCAGTTTGTTGGCCGGGAAAACCTCAATCGTGTCATCCGCCCCAACGGTGGCAAAGGCCTCTGCCATATGCCGGCCGGATTTGGTCATGATGTGCGGTTCGGGGGTGGGCGTCGAGAGCTTCAGCTCTCTGGCTTCGGTCGCCGCGCCTGCTCCAAGAGCAAGACACAGCGCCAGTGCGGGCGCAATCAGTCGGTGTGTGCGTTTCATTTTTTCCTCCCTTATGGTGTTTTAGATGGCCGTTGCGCGCAGCTCCTCTTCTGTCGCGACAGACTGGTGATCCGCTGTGTCGAGCGGGGTCGTCAAACGTGCAATCATCGGCAAAAGGCTTGCGATCTGTCCGATGGGCTCAATCGCCGCCACATAGCGGTCTCGACGCAACAAAAGCCCATGCCCGAGACAATCACGGAATGGAGGTTGCGAGAAAAAGCGACTTTGATCGCGCAGGATTGGGAATGAGGCCGCCACCGGGTTCATCCATTCCGGTGTGAGACCGATGACCTCGGCCCCAGCGTTGCGCAGCCGCGCAAGGAGGGCTGCATCCATGGCCAAATCCGGCGTTTCGTCAAAGATCAACACAACAGGCCGATCCGGCAGACTGGTGTCCAGCAATTGCTCCTCACGATTGAGCGTACTGACCAAGGGTTGCGGGATCATACGGCCCACAGCCCCGGCACCAGCACCGGTTGCAACCGGGCGGATCAACCCGTCCGAGAACTTCGGTTTGGGTTTGTATTTCATCTGTGCAACATAGTCGCGCGCCGGACCGTAAAGGCCCAAAAGGCGAAATCCCGTGCGGATCGCAACACCGCGCAGCACAGAGTCGGGCATCATGATTTTGCCCATCTTAAGCGCCAGTTCGATCATCGACCAAGCGTGTGGCTTGCGCTCCGTCTGGTAGCTGTCGAGCAATGGCTCAGGGTCTTTCATGTTCAACGCTTCAGCCAGTTTCCATGCCAGATTATGTGCATCGCGCAAGCCGCTGTTCATGCCTTGACCCGCGAAAGGCGGGGTCAAATGAGCGGCGTCCCCTGCCAAAAAAACCCGTCCGGCCCGCCAATGTTCGGCGATACGCGCATGGAACGTATAGACCTTTTGACGACGGATCGGTTCGTCGCGGTCTGGTCCCGTTTCTGACAGAAGTTTGCGGGCAAATGGCGTGCGTTCTGCCTCTTCCGCCGTTTCACCGGGATTGAGTTTGAACTCATACCGGCGAATGCCACGCGGGCCGGGCAGGGTGATGGCCGACCGCCGGGGCGCGCAGAAGACTTCGGTATGGAAACAGCGGCTTTTTGTGGTTTCCAGATCGACGATGAGCCAAGGTTCCGCGAAGGTGGAGCCTTCCATTTGAATGCCAAGTGCCTTGCGGACATGCGAGCGGCCGCCATCGGCGGCGACCATATAGCGGGCGCGGATCACCCGTGTTCCGCCAGCCTCCGTTACCGTTGCCGCGACGTGATCCGCACTCTGCTCAAAGTCGGTCAGGGCCACACCAAACCGGGCATCGACGGACGGATGACGGTCTAAGGCCCTGCGCAGGGTGGCTTCAAATTCAGGTTGTTCAAAGGCGTTGCGTTTGTCGAACCCGTATTCTTTGATGAAAGGTTTGACTGCTGCAAATTGCCGACCCGAAGGACCGCGATACAGTGAGCCATAGCCCTTCGCCGTGATGGCGGCGACCTCGGTGGCAAGACCTGCGGCTTGCAAGGCCCGCATGGACTCGTCGTCGATGGACACCGCGCGCGGCTCCTCTACGGTTGTCTCGTTGCGCTCGATGAGAATCGTACTCATCCCCATTTCGCCCAAAAGATTGGTCAGCAAAAGCCCAGTGGGGCCTGCCCCGATGACGAGAATATCGGTGTCCAGCGATGTGCTCGTCATCTCAAAGCACACTTTCTGCCGCGATCGGGTTGATGAGCGTGCCGAGCATGCCGATCTCGATCTCAACCACGTCGCCGGGCTTCATGTAGAGCTGCGGCTCGCGGCGGTCGCCGACCCCGCCTGGCGTACCGGTCAAGATGACATCCCCCGCCGACAGCGGCGTGTAGGTGGAGATATAGGCGATGAGACGCTCAACCGGGAAAATCAGATCGGACAGAGTGGCCTGCTGCATCACTTCGCCATTCAGACGCGTCTGGATCGGCAGCTTGGTGTAATCGCCGACCTCATCCGCGCTCACCATATAGGGGCCGAAACCGCCGGTGCCGGGGAAGGTCTTACCCGGACCGAACTGATGCGTGTGACGTTGCCAGTCGCGGATGGTGCCATCATTGTAACAGGCATAGCCTGCCACATGGGACAGCGCGTTCTCCTCGGAGATATTGCGCCCGCCGCGGCCGATGATCACCGCCATCTCGCCTTCGTAATCGAGCTTGTCGGACACGGTCGGCATGATCATCGGCGCGCCATGAGCGATCTGACTGTCGGCATAGCGCGTGAACATGGTCGGATATTTAGCGTCAGGCCGTTTGGTTTCCGCCCGATGGGTTTCGTAGTTGAGACCGACGCAGAGGATTTTTCCGGCATCGGGCAGCACGGGCAAAAGCGTAACATCCGAAAGGACAAAGTCCGGCGCACGCCCCTCCACATAGGCGGCTGCCGCGTCCATGAGATCGGCCGCGATCAGCGCCTTGAGACTTTTGATCTCGGGGCTGAGTTTGCCCGCGAGATCAACGATGCCACCCGGAACCACGGCACCCACGCCGCTTTCGCCCAGACGGGTAAAGCTAATGAATTTCATTCTATCTCTCCGATCACGAGCGCAAAATGGCGCGGCCCCATTTGTTAAGTGTGCGCGGGTCTT comes from the Celeribacter baekdonensis genome and includes:
- a CDS encoding aldehyde dehydrogenase family protein; this translates as MTLPAYDGFTGQYINGQWVSGTAGRVLEDRNPYDNTLLTEIAMAGCDDLDRAYEAARIAQRDWAMTLPKERAGIFHRALRLLDQRREEIISWVIRESGSTRMKATAEFEAIHAGMAEAASLPYLMHGLIMPVDRPGKEARVYRKPVGVIGVISPWNFPLHLSNRSVAPAIALGNAVVLKPASDTPVTGGLLLAKIYEEAGLPAGVLNVVIGAGSEIGDAFCAHPVPRIISFTGSTEVGQRIARVAAGSTRLKKLGLELGGNAPLVILDDADLGMAVEAALVGRFLHCGQICMSTNRIIVDAALHDDFLEAYCAAVSGIKYGDPNAPDTMVGPLCNTAQVRSVTSLIESGRQQGFDLRVSGEIDGRIVPPHVFAGVTNDSRLAQTEIFGPVAPVICAANEAQALTFANDTEYGLSSAIITGDEARGLRFAQGIEAGMTHINDITIHDYPHVMFGGEKNSGLGRFNGHWIVEEFTTDHLVTVQR
- a CDS encoding TRAP transporter large permease, producing the protein MITLAAFFIFLCLGLPIVFLLLMAAIVFAWSNDASILFDSFLVQSVKGVEANGFLAIPLYMLVGEIMNRGGITERLIRSSMRLVGRMRGGLAFVNVLTNAFAAAILGSATAQIAIMSRSIVPEMERQGYKRPFATGLTVATGLLGPIIPPSMLMIIYGVLAYQSVAALFIAGLIPGLLLMSAFFVTVWLSKSHLPEVDESRLPGGTWREIMADALPGLIPLTIISGVVSGAMTPTEAGALAAVVAFVLAAFVYRRLGIKDFVPVMKSVVLSSASIIMLIGFATLLGWTLAYEAVPDMLAQGIASVAIGPVSFLVLVCVAVFVLGMFLDGIGVLIVTVPVLLPIATQFGVDPVHFGVVLAISTLTGLVSPPVGPGLYIAMEATGLKMMEVFRGALPFLGAFVLVLIVIILLPALSVWLPAAVGL
- a CDS encoding TRAP transporter small permease, producing the protein MTFLKLLDRFLVRLEGAVAVLAMTGVAAILIAQVIFRYLLQSPLFFAEELALVLMIVATFTGFSLMVAEGRLITIDLFGGRVSPRTHVRIAWAMRGVVLVLAAALAVFAIRYLAVPWVWIERSATLGLPRALLYAIVTTELWFLVFHQLVQLLQTWPGRTPEPQEGTA
- a CDS encoding TRAP transporter substrate-binding protein, with translation MKRTHRLIAPALALCLALGAGAATEARELKLSTPTPEPHIMTKSGRHMAEAFATVGADDTIEVFPANKLGDVPTVLSLLQSGAIEFAIIPVGDLANRDPSFLAWFLPYQFATLEEAGQAAKSAPAQEMLARLDAQGIKGLGYVFPGQRHLLSTRPITSVAEMSGLKVRAFPNDIFNAWWRELGAAPTALPLPEIMPSLVTGVIDAVDVDIDIVMGLQMQKQAPHLVLTNHMAFPAAILASGRWWNSLSPEEQAQVSKIVSQTQDWAIATQTTGEAAILAKLAADGTDITTLDDLILAEAGEKVRDAFLDRDPLIRRFYEANQN
- a CDS encoding bifunctional 3-(3-hydroxy-phenyl)propionate/3-hydroxycinnamic acid hydroxylase, translating into MTSTSLDTDILVIGAGPTGLLLTNLLGEMGMSTILIERNETTVEEPRAVSIDDESMRALQAAGLATEVAAITAKGYGSLYRGPSGRQFAAVKPFIKEYGFDKRNAFEQPEFEATLRRALDRHPSVDARFGVALTDFEQSADHVAATVTEAGGTRVIRARYMVAADGGRSHVRKALGIQMEGSTFAEPWLIVDLETTKSRCFHTEVFCAPRRSAITLPGPRGIRRYEFKLNPGETAEEAERTPFARKLLSETGPDRDEPIRRQKVYTFHARIAEHWRAGRVFLAGDAAHLTPPFAGQGMNSGLRDAHNLAWKLAEALNMKDPEPLLDSYQTERKPHAWSMIELALKMGKIMMPDSVLRGVAIRTGFRLLGLYGPARDYVAQMKYKPKPKFSDGLIRPVATGAGAGAVGRMIPQPLVSTLNREEQLLDTSLPDRPVVLIFDETPDLAMDAALLARLRNAGAEVIGLTPEWMNPVAASFPILRDQSRFFSQPPFRDCLGHGLLLRRDRYVAAIEPIGQIASLLPMIARLTTPLDTADHQSVATEEELRATAI
- a CDS encoding fumarylacetoacetate hydrolase family protein; this translates as MKFISFTRLGESGVGAVVPGGIVDLAGKLSPEIKSLKALIAADLMDAAAAYVEGRAPDFVLSDVTLLPVLPDAGKILCVGLNYETHRAETKRPDAKYPTMFTRYADSQIAHGAPMIMPTVSDKLDYEGEMAVIIGRGGRNISEENALSHVAGYACYNDGTIRDWQRHTHQFGPGKTFPGTGGFGPYMVSADEVGDYTKLPIQTRLNGEVMQQATLSDLIFPVERLIAYISTYTPLSAGDVILTGTPGGVGDRREPQLYMKPGDVVEIEIGMLGTLINPIAAESVL